A genomic window from Lasioglossum baleicum chromosome 7, iyLasBale1, whole genome shotgun sequence includes:
- the LOC143210948 gene encoding uncharacterized protein LOC143210948 isoform X1 encodes MSRYFFDITGMASSSVSQEDFDNDYELSSRRSRIRTARARIGPPRAGDTSSINFQKSTPNVEEPQGVCETSSNSAPGHESQQNKPIMRKQDKRVTGRVFSVVSCLHRPTHINKGKQQRDRRKLREKRRSTGVVHLPSTESTGGSTGEDEEELSGTCLETKHNTYHNEFLDPELIEERAAKMFTQRRNKRHYRTSYRSCINRHSCHSDFEADDEEFDSLNQSDSVNQSDHGNHEPQKTSVTTGSRPRVPTPTGDNPHELIERAQEENRRLLSLLEDRDHKIMALEARLLQQQHEMAMERERLRDENAALICAMAALASD; translated from the exons ATGTCCAGGTATTTTTT CGATATAACAGGCATGGCGTCTAGTTCCGTCAGCCAGGAGGACTTTGACAATGACTATGAGCTATCATCCAGGAGGTCCAGAATTAGAACTGCACGGGCCCGGATTGGCCCACCTAGGGCAGGAGACACCTCCTCGATAAACTTTCAAA AAAGTACACCAAATGTGGAGGAACCCCAAGGCGTGTGCGAAACAAGCTCAAACAGTGCACCAGGACACGAGAGTCAACAGAACAAACCAATAATGAGGAAACAGGACAAACGCGTCACTGGCCG TGTCTTTAGTGTCGTATCCTGTTTGCACAGGCCAACGCACATAAACAAGGGCAAGCAGCAACGCGATAGACGGAAACTTAGGGAAAAGAGGCGAAGCACAGGAGTAGTGCATTTACCGTCGACGGAG AGTACAGGAGGTAGTACaggagaagatgaagaagagcTTAGTGGCACTTGTCTTGAAACTAAACACAACACATATCACAATGAGTTCCTTGATCCTGAACTCATAGAA GAACGGGCAGCAAAAATGTTTACACAAAGGCGGAACAAAAG GCATTACCGTACTTCCTACAGGTCATGTATAAACAGGCACAGTTG CCATTCCGATTTTGAAGCAGACGACGAGGAGTTCGATTCATTGAACCAGTCGGACAGTGTCAACCAGTCGGATCATGGTAACCATGAACCCCAGAAGACGTCAGTGACCACTGGCAGCAGGCCTAGAGTTCCCACACCAACAGGCGATAATCCCCACGAG TTGATCGAACGGGCTCAAGAGGAGAATAGGAGGCTACTATCGCTCCTCGAGGACCGGGATCACAAGATCATGGCGTTGGAAGCGCGTCTGTTGCAGCAACAGCACGAAATGGCCATGGAACGGGAACGATTGCGGGATGAGAACGCAGCGTTGATTTGCGCGATGGCCGCTCTGGCCAgcgattaa
- the LOC143210951 gene encoding lysM and putative peptidoglycan-binding domain-containing protein 3 isoform X1, which translates to MMDTERQKSTRQMAYQRGNQREGSPHYVFLYSDDEASEEEDSIPLQPRNKTSSLPRKVEVINVQLKPEDTLQAVALRYRCTISELKRINKIHKENEIYARRIIKVPVQPFSLLTETLIETQTGQTSPSDVSISADEEARTNTSTQESLANIINTPVITESPKAEINAIILNSVCEPLSTYNNSNNLDIVSADTDQLLASSESTSNNTRLTDTFKCSGDDCGLSWTHLLGFSLFLGLAGPILYLLLCTTVFSPKDHSVSNH; encoded by the exons ATGATGGATACCGAGAGACAAAAAAGTACAAG acaaATGGCTTATCAACGTGGAAATCAGAGGGAAGGTTCCCCGCATTATGTGTTTTTATATTCGGACGACGAAGCCAGCGAAGAAGAAGACAGCATTCCTCTGCAACCACGGAACAAGACTTCGTCGTTGCCACGAAAGGTGGAAGTGATCAATGTTCAGTTGAAGCCTGAGGATACTTTGCAAGCTGTGGCGCTGAGATACAGATGCACG ATATCCGAATTGAAGAGGATCAATAAGATTCACAAGGAGAACGAAATCTATGCAAGACGCATCATAAAGGTGCCAGTTCAACCTTTCTCTCTGTTGACTGAGACTTTGATAGAGACTCAGACCGGACAAACCAGTCCGAGCGATGTAAGTATATCTGCTGATGAAGAAGCTAGAACCAATACATCTACGCAAGAGTCATTAGCAAATATAATCAACACTCCAGTTATAACTGAATCACCGAAAGCAGAGATTAACGCGATAATACTGAATTCAGTTTGCGAGCCCTTATCGACATACAATAATAGTAACAACTTAGATATTGTTAGTGCAGATACTGACCAATTGCTTGCCTCGTCAGAGAGTACATCAAATAACACCCGTTTAACAGATACATTTAAATGTTCTGGGGATGACTGCGGATTATCTTGGACACACCTCCTCGGGTTTTCCCTGTTCTTAGGTTTAGCAGGGCCCATCTTGTACCTGCTCTTATGTACAACAGTATTTTCACCTAAGGACCATTCGGTTTCAAATCATTAG
- the Rps11 gene encoding ribosomal protein S11, with the protein MADQTERSFQKQPTIFLNRKKGLGPKRRKPMRYSRNVGLGFKTPREAIEGTYIDKKCPFTGNISIRGRILTGVVQKMKMQRTIVIRRDYLHYIRKYNRFEKRHRNMSVHLSPCFRDVEIGDVVTIGECRPLSKTVRFNVLKVSKGTGSKKSFKKF; encoded by the exons ATGGCTGATCAG ACCGAGCGTTCGTTCCAAAAACAGCCCACGATCTTTCTTAACCGGAAGAAAGGTCTGGGCCCCAAGAGAAGGAAGCCTATGAGATACAGCCGAAATGTCGGTCTGGGATTCAAAACACCTCGTGAG GCTATCGAAGGAACTTACATTGACAAAAAATGTCCCTTCACTGGTAACATCTCCATCAGAGGACGCATTCTTACCGGTGTTGTACAAAAGATGAAAATGCAGAGGACCATCGTCATACGTAGGGATTACCTGCATTATATCAGAAAGTACAATCGTTTTGAAAAACGACATCGCAATATGAGTGTTCATCTCAGTCCTTGCTTCAG GGACGTGGAAATAGGAGATGTTGTCACAATTGGAGAATGCAGACCCCTCAGTAAAACTGTCAGATTTAATGTTCTGAAGGTATCCAAGGGAACTGGATCGAAGAAAAGTTTCAAGAAGTTCTAA
- the LOC143210951 gene encoding lysM and putative peptidoglycan-binding domain-containing protein 4 isoform X2, with product MMDTERQKSTRQMAYQRGNQREGSPHYVFLYSDDEASEEEDSIPLQPRNKTSSLPRKVEVINVQLKPEDTLQAVALRYRCTISELKRINKIHKENEIYARRIIKVPVQPFSLLTETLIETQTGQTSPSDIHLNVLGMTADYLGHTSSGFPCS from the exons ATGATGGATACCGAGAGACAAAAAAGTACAAG acaaATGGCTTATCAACGTGGAAATCAGAGGGAAGGTTCCCCGCATTATGTGTTTTTATATTCGGACGACGAAGCCAGCGAAGAAGAAGACAGCATTCCTCTGCAACCACGGAACAAGACTTCGTCGTTGCCACGAAAGGTGGAAGTGATCAATGTTCAGTTGAAGCCTGAGGATACTTTGCAAGCTGTGGCGCTGAGATACAGATGCACG ATATCCGAATTGAAGAGGATCAATAAGATTCACAAGGAGAACGAAATCTATGCAAGACGCATCATAAAGGTGCCAGTTCAACCTTTCTCTCTGTTGACTGAGACTTTGATAGAGACTCAGACCGGACAAACCAGTCCGAGCGAT ATACATTTAAATGTTCTGGGGATGACTGCGGATTATCTTGGACACACCTCCTCGGGTTTTCCCTGTTCTTAG
- the LOC143210948 gene encoding uncharacterized protein LOC143210948 isoform X6 translates to MSRYFFDITGMASSSVSQEDFDNDYELSSRRSRIRTARARIGPPRAGDTSSINFQKSTPNVEEPQGVCETSSNSAPGHESQQNKPIMRKQDKRVTGRVFSVVSCLHRPTHINKGKQQRDRRKLREKRRSTGVVHLPSTESTGGSTGEDEEELSGTCLETKHNTYHNEFLDPELIEERAAKMFTQRRNKSHSDFEADDEEFDSLNQSDSVNQSDHGNHEPQKTSVTTGSRPRVPTPTGDNPHELIERAQEENRRLLSLLEDRDHKIMALEARLLQQQHEMAMERERLRDENAALICAMAALASD, encoded by the exons ATGTCCAGGTATTTTTT CGATATAACAGGCATGGCGTCTAGTTCCGTCAGCCAGGAGGACTTTGACAATGACTATGAGCTATCATCCAGGAGGTCCAGAATTAGAACTGCACGGGCCCGGATTGGCCCACCTAGGGCAGGAGACACCTCCTCGATAAACTTTCAAA AAAGTACACCAAATGTGGAGGAACCCCAAGGCGTGTGCGAAACAAGCTCAAACAGTGCACCAGGACACGAGAGTCAACAGAACAAACCAATAATGAGGAAACAGGACAAACGCGTCACTGGCCG TGTCTTTAGTGTCGTATCCTGTTTGCACAGGCCAACGCACATAAACAAGGGCAAGCAGCAACGCGATAGACGGAAACTTAGGGAAAAGAGGCGAAGCACAGGAGTAGTGCATTTACCGTCGACGGAG AGTACAGGAGGTAGTACaggagaagatgaagaagagcTTAGTGGCACTTGTCTTGAAACTAAACACAACACATATCACAATGAGTTCCTTGATCCTGAACTCATAGAA GAACGGGCAGCAAAAATGTTTACACAAAGGCGGAACAAAAG CCATTCCGATTTTGAAGCAGACGACGAGGAGTTCGATTCATTGAACCAGTCGGACAGTGTCAACCAGTCGGATCATGGTAACCATGAACCCCAGAAGACGTCAGTGACCACTGGCAGCAGGCCTAGAGTTCCCACACCAACAGGCGATAATCCCCACGAG TTGATCGAACGGGCTCAAGAGGAGAATAGGAGGCTACTATCGCTCCTCGAGGACCGGGATCACAAGATCATGGCGTTGGAAGCGCGTCTGTTGCAGCAACAGCACGAAATGGCCATGGAACGGGAACGATTGCGGGATGAGAACGCAGCGTTGATTTGCGCGATGGCCGCTCTGGCCAgcgattaa
- the LOC143210948 gene encoding uncharacterized protein LOC143210948 isoform X3, with the protein MSSDITGMASSSVSQEDFDNDYELSSRRSRIRTARARIGPPRAGDTSSINFQKSTPNVEEPQGVCETSSNSAPGHESQQNKPIMRKQDKRVTGRVFSVVSCLHRPTHINKGKQQRDRRKLREKRRSTGVVHLPSTESTGGSTGEDEEELSGTCLETKHNTYHNEFLDPELIEERAAKMFTQRRNKRHYRTSYRSCINRHSCHSDFEADDEEFDSLNQSDSVNQSDHGNHEPQKTSVTTGSRPRVPTPTGDNPHELIERAQEENRRLLSLLEDRDHKIMALEARLLQQQHEMAMERERLRDENAALICAMAALASD; encoded by the exons ATGTCCAG CGATATAACAGGCATGGCGTCTAGTTCCGTCAGCCAGGAGGACTTTGACAATGACTATGAGCTATCATCCAGGAGGTCCAGAATTAGAACTGCACGGGCCCGGATTGGCCCACCTAGGGCAGGAGACACCTCCTCGATAAACTTTCAAA AAAGTACACCAAATGTGGAGGAACCCCAAGGCGTGTGCGAAACAAGCTCAAACAGTGCACCAGGACACGAGAGTCAACAGAACAAACCAATAATGAGGAAACAGGACAAACGCGTCACTGGCCG TGTCTTTAGTGTCGTATCCTGTTTGCACAGGCCAACGCACATAAACAAGGGCAAGCAGCAACGCGATAGACGGAAACTTAGGGAAAAGAGGCGAAGCACAGGAGTAGTGCATTTACCGTCGACGGAG AGTACAGGAGGTAGTACaggagaagatgaagaagagcTTAGTGGCACTTGTCTTGAAACTAAACACAACACATATCACAATGAGTTCCTTGATCCTGAACTCATAGAA GAACGGGCAGCAAAAATGTTTACACAAAGGCGGAACAAAAG GCATTACCGTACTTCCTACAGGTCATGTATAAACAGGCACAGTTG CCATTCCGATTTTGAAGCAGACGACGAGGAGTTCGATTCATTGAACCAGTCGGACAGTGTCAACCAGTCGGATCATGGTAACCATGAACCCCAGAAGACGTCAGTGACCACTGGCAGCAGGCCTAGAGTTCCCACACCAACAGGCGATAATCCCCACGAG TTGATCGAACGGGCTCAAGAGGAGAATAGGAGGCTACTATCGCTCCTCGAGGACCGGGATCACAAGATCATGGCGTTGGAAGCGCGTCTGTTGCAGCAACAGCACGAAATGGCCATGGAACGGGAACGATTGCGGGATGAGAACGCAGCGTTGATTTGCGCGATGGCCGCTCTGGCCAgcgattaa
- the LOC143210948 gene encoding uncharacterized protein LOC143210948 isoform X4, whose product MSRYFFDITGMASSSVSQEDFDNDYELSSRRSRIRTARARIGPPRAGDTSSINFQKSTPNVEEPQGVCETSSNSAPGHESQQNKPIMRKQDKRVTGRPTHINKGKQQRDRRKLREKRRSTGVVHLPSTESTGGSTGEDEEELSGTCLETKHNTYHNEFLDPELIEERAAKMFTQRRNKRHYRTSYRSCINRHSCHSDFEADDEEFDSLNQSDSVNQSDHGNHEPQKTSVTTGSRPRVPTPTGDNPHELIERAQEENRRLLSLLEDRDHKIMALEARLLQQQHEMAMERERLRDENAALICAMAALASD is encoded by the exons ATGTCCAGGTATTTTTT CGATATAACAGGCATGGCGTCTAGTTCCGTCAGCCAGGAGGACTTTGACAATGACTATGAGCTATCATCCAGGAGGTCCAGAATTAGAACTGCACGGGCCCGGATTGGCCCACCTAGGGCAGGAGACACCTCCTCGATAAACTTTCAAA AAAGTACACCAAATGTGGAGGAACCCCAAGGCGTGTGCGAAACAAGCTCAAACAGTGCACCAGGACACGAGAGTCAACAGAACAAACCAATAATGAGGAAACAGGACAAACGCGTCACTGGCCG GCCAACGCACATAAACAAGGGCAAGCAGCAACGCGATAGACGGAAACTTAGGGAAAAGAGGCGAAGCACAGGAGTAGTGCATTTACCGTCGACGGAG AGTACAGGAGGTAGTACaggagaagatgaagaagagcTTAGTGGCACTTGTCTTGAAACTAAACACAACACATATCACAATGAGTTCCTTGATCCTGAACTCATAGAA GAACGGGCAGCAAAAATGTTTACACAAAGGCGGAACAAAAG GCATTACCGTACTTCCTACAGGTCATGTATAAACAGGCACAGTTG CCATTCCGATTTTGAAGCAGACGACGAGGAGTTCGATTCATTGAACCAGTCGGACAGTGTCAACCAGTCGGATCATGGTAACCATGAACCCCAGAAGACGTCAGTGACCACTGGCAGCAGGCCTAGAGTTCCCACACCAACAGGCGATAATCCCCACGAG TTGATCGAACGGGCTCAAGAGGAGAATAGGAGGCTACTATCGCTCCTCGAGGACCGGGATCACAAGATCATGGCGTTGGAAGCGCGTCTGTTGCAGCAACAGCACGAAATGGCCATGGAACGGGAACGATTGCGGGATGAGAACGCAGCGTTGATTTGCGCGATGGCCGCTCTGGCCAgcgattaa
- the LOC143210957 gene encoding cytochrome c oxidase assembly factor 5 has translation MMRYSSDGEQLKDKSRCASLRANLKMCLLESDCCRIHKLTPRECLRKKDGTVPDECYALHQTFFECKHSIIDGRRRFRGPKGE, from the exons ATGATGCGATATTCGAGCGATGGCGAACAATTGAAAGACAAATCAAGATGCGCATCCCTTCGCGCAAACTTGAAGATGTGTTTGCTGGAAAGTGATTGCTGTCGAATC CATAAACTCACGCCCAGAGAATGTCTCAGGAAAAAAGACGGCACTGTGCCTGACGAATGCTATGCTCTGCATCAAACGTTTTTCGAATGCAAACATTCAATT ATCGACGGAAGAAGGAGATTTAGAGGACCGAAAggcgaataa
- the LOC143210948 gene encoding uncharacterized protein LOC143210948 isoform X2 produces MQSIDSSDSTRILATNLNDITGMASSSVSQEDFDNDYELSSRRSRIRTARARIGPPRAGDTSSINFQKSTPNVEEPQGVCETSSNSAPGHESQQNKPIMRKQDKRVTGRVFSVVSCLHRPTHINKGKQQRDRRKLREKRRSTGVVHLPSTESTGGSTGEDEEELSGTCLETKHNTYHNEFLDPELIEERAAKMFTQRRNKSHSDFEADDEEFDSLNQSDSVNQSDHGNHEPQKTSVTTGSRPRVPTPTGDNPHELIERAQEENRRLLSLLEDRDHKIMALEARLLQQQHEMAMERERLRDENAALICAMAALASD; encoded by the exons ATGCAGAGTATTGATTCCAGTGATTCCACACGTATTTTGGCGACGAACTTAAA CGATATAACAGGCATGGCGTCTAGTTCCGTCAGCCAGGAGGACTTTGACAATGACTATGAGCTATCATCCAGGAGGTCCAGAATTAGAACTGCACGGGCCCGGATTGGCCCACCTAGGGCAGGAGACACCTCCTCGATAAACTTTCAAA AAAGTACACCAAATGTGGAGGAACCCCAAGGCGTGTGCGAAACAAGCTCAAACAGTGCACCAGGACACGAGAGTCAACAGAACAAACCAATAATGAGGAAACAGGACAAACGCGTCACTGGCCG TGTCTTTAGTGTCGTATCCTGTTTGCACAGGCCAACGCACATAAACAAGGGCAAGCAGCAACGCGATAGACGGAAACTTAGGGAAAAGAGGCGAAGCACAGGAGTAGTGCATTTACCGTCGACGGAG AGTACAGGAGGTAGTACaggagaagatgaagaagagcTTAGTGGCACTTGTCTTGAAACTAAACACAACACATATCACAATGAGTTCCTTGATCCTGAACTCATAGAA GAACGGGCAGCAAAAATGTTTACACAAAGGCGGAACAAAAG CCATTCCGATTTTGAAGCAGACGACGAGGAGTTCGATTCATTGAACCAGTCGGACAGTGTCAACCAGTCGGATCATGGTAACCATGAACCCCAGAAGACGTCAGTGACCACTGGCAGCAGGCCTAGAGTTCCCACACCAACAGGCGATAATCCCCACGAG TTGATCGAACGGGCTCAAGAGGAGAATAGGAGGCTACTATCGCTCCTCGAGGACCGGGATCACAAGATCATGGCGTTGGAAGCGCGTCTGTTGCAGCAACAGCACGAAATGGCCATGGAACGGGAACGATTGCGGGATGAGAACGCAGCGTTGATTTGCGCGATGGCCGCTCTGGCCAgcgattaa
- the LOC143210928 gene encoding uncharacterized protein LOC143210928, protein MREKIVKTLLQLGLIVNPEDVDNPGLLNVAVEKGYLKNVEDLLKYGADVNMLERPRFGESLTPLHSAVKSKQVEMVELLIQYGANVNDKGSEGTIPLVYSIGNRDTEMTKLLLSNGADIKEDPNLLCTAVMNGSLKIVEYLLQYGADVDMLGSSKFGESLTPLHSAVKSNQLEMTKLLINYEADVNIKDGEGTSPLVDAIQNKATEMIKLLLINGADTKEDPNLLCTAVMNGSLKIVKDLLKYGADVNMLGSSKFGESLSPLHSAVRSNQMKMAKLLLLYGADVNMIEHSIFGQKLTPLHIAVKSNQVEMVKLLIKYGADVNVEVGRGFMDLSPIQYAIENSATEITKLLLINGVHHGADVNGSGSYQMTALHCTVLYCGEDERRLKFCKMDREELIFHRRCNHDIAELLLSKGANVNAATESGITTLCAASQKNYEDIVEILLKYGAECDPRDEEIIKPLHAAALGGHSKIIENLLKCGAEVDSRDIYGRTALHFASRGGHVETVKTLLEYGSDVNIVSERNHTPLEYGKFFEDVDSDDNDEGDEDDDYHYNLDSDDYHYIRDNDGNLCHTNDSPTTKLLKQHIAKMKTAGLHVSDRNLLWISNDHEINNFINGCEAEIEIMKSEKIDNSYVSVYDILTKSTSQFAKNKSIVQALKSDDYKTKFPIYANMIGSRFRRGILREELLKQVRDKLLKSLPKLPLLCTEKIFSYLSDKDLRILLVDCKP, encoded by the exons ATGCGTGAAAAGATAGTTAAGACTCTTCTGCAACTTGGTCTTATAGTAAACCCTGAAGATGTTGATAATCCTGGTTTACTGAATGTTGCAGTTGAGAAAGGatatttgaaaaatgttgaagaCTTATTGAAGTATGGTGCTGATGTTAACATGTTAGAAAGGCCAAGATTTGGAGAAAGTCTTACTCCTCTACATAGTGCAGTCAAAAGCAAACAAGTGGAAATGGTTGAACTATTAATACAGTATGGAGCTAATGTTAATGATAAAGGTAGTGAGGGAACAATTCCATTAGTTTACTCTATTGGAAATAGGGATACAGAAATGACCAAACTGCTTTTAAGTAATGGGGCTGATATAAAAGAAGATCCTAACTTACTATGTACTGCTGTTATGAATGGAAGTCTGAAAATTGTCGAATACCTATTACAGTATGGTGCTGATGTTGATATGTTAGGAAGCTCAAAATTTGGAGAAAGTCTTACTCCTCTACATAGTGCAGTCAAAAGCAATCAACTTGAAATGACCAAACTATTGATAAACTATGAAGCTGATGTTAATATTAAAGATGGTGAGGGAACAAGTCCATTAGTTGATGCTATACAAAATAAGGCTACAGAAATGATCAAGCTGCTTTTAATCAATGGAGCTGATACAAAAGAAGATCCTAACTTACTATGTACTGCTGTTATGAATGGCAGTCTGAAAATTGTTAAAGACTTATTGAAGTATGGTGCTGATGTTAACATGTTAGGAAGCTCAAAATTTGGAGAAAGTCTTAGTCCTCTACATAGTGCAGTCAGAAGCAACCAAATGAAAATGGCCAAACTATTGTTACTCTATGGAGCTGATGTTAACATGATTGAACACTCAATATTTGGACAAAAGCTTACTCCGCTACATATTGCAGTCAAAAGCAATCAAGTAGAAATGGTCAAACTGTTGATAAAATATGGAGCTGATGTTAATGTGGAAGTAGGTCGGGGATTTATGGACCTATCTCCAATACAGTACGCTATTGAAAATAGTGCTACAGAAATCACCAAACTGCTTTTAATTAATGGAGTTCAT CATGGTGCTGATGTTAATGGTAGCGGATCATATCAAATGACAGCATTACATTGTACTGTTCTATATTGTGGGGAGGATGAACGTAGATTGAAGTTTTGCAAAATGGACCGTGAAGAATTGATCTTTCATCGGCGCTGTAACCATGATATTGCTGAACTGCTTCTAAGTAAGGGGGCTAATGTTAATGCCGCAACTGAAAGTGGTATAACAACACTTTGTGCTGCTAGTCAAAAAAATTATGAAGACATTGTGGAAATCTTGCTAAAATATGGTGCAGAATGTGATCCCAGAGATGAAGAAATTATAAAACCTCTTCATGCTGCTGCTCTGGGAGGTCATTCGAAAATTATTGAGAATCTATTAAAATGTGGTGCTGAAGTTGACTCTAGAGATATATATGGTAGAACAGCACTTCATTTTGCTTCTAGAGGAGGACACGTAGAGACTGTTAAAACCCTTCTAGAATATGGTTCTGATGTCAACATTGTAAGTGAAAGGAATCATACACCACTTGAGTATGGTAAGTTTTTTGAAGATGTTGACAGCGATGATAATGATGAGGGTGATGAGGATGATGATTATCATTACAATTTGGATAGTGATGATTATCATTACATTAGGGATAATGATGGAAACTTGTGTCATACGAACGATTCTCCAACTACTAAGCTACTTAAGCAGCACATAGCTAAGATGAAAACTGCTGGTTTACATGTGAGTGATAGAAATTTGCTGTGGATTAGTAATGAtcatgaaattaataattttataaacggATGTGAAGCAGAAATAGAAATCATGAAGAGCGAGAAGATTGATAATAGCTATGTTTCTGTTTACGATATCTTGACAAAAAGTACAAGTCAATTtgcaaaaaataaaagtatAGTACAGGCTTTAAAATCAGACGATTACAAGACAAAATTTCCAATATATGCTAATATGATAGGTAGTCGATTTAGAAGGGGGATACTAAGGGAAGAGTTACTGAAACAAGTTAGGGATAAGTTATTAAAAAGTCTTCCCAAATTACCGCTTCTTTGTACCGAGAAAATATTTAGTTACCTAAGCGATAAAGATTTAAGAATTTTATTAGTTGATTGTAAACCTTAG
- the LOC143210948 gene encoding uncharacterized protein LOC143210948 isoform X5 has protein sequence MASSSVSQEDFDNDYELSSRRSRIRTARARIGPPRAGDTSSINFQKSTPNVEEPQGVCETSSNSAPGHESQQNKPIMRKQDKRVTGRVFSVVSCLHRPTHINKGKQQRDRRKLREKRRSTGVVHLPSTESTGGSTGEDEEELSGTCLETKHNTYHNEFLDPELIEERAAKMFTQRRNKRHYRTSYRSCINRHSCHSDFEADDEEFDSLNQSDSVNQSDHGNHEPQKTSVTTGSRPRVPTPTGDNPHELIERAQEENRRLLSLLEDRDHKIMALEARLLQQQHEMAMERERLRDENAALICAMAALASD, from the exons ATGGCGTCTAGTTCCGTCAGCCAGGAGGACTTTGACAATGACTATGAGCTATCATCCAGGAGGTCCAGAATTAGAACTGCACGGGCCCGGATTGGCCCACCTAGGGCAGGAGACACCTCCTCGATAAACTTTCAAA AAAGTACACCAAATGTGGAGGAACCCCAAGGCGTGTGCGAAACAAGCTCAAACAGTGCACCAGGACACGAGAGTCAACAGAACAAACCAATAATGAGGAAACAGGACAAACGCGTCACTGGCCG TGTCTTTAGTGTCGTATCCTGTTTGCACAGGCCAACGCACATAAACAAGGGCAAGCAGCAACGCGATAGACGGAAACTTAGGGAAAAGAGGCGAAGCACAGGAGTAGTGCATTTACCGTCGACGGAG AGTACAGGAGGTAGTACaggagaagatgaagaagagcTTAGTGGCACTTGTCTTGAAACTAAACACAACACATATCACAATGAGTTCCTTGATCCTGAACTCATAGAA GAACGGGCAGCAAAAATGTTTACACAAAGGCGGAACAAAAG GCATTACCGTACTTCCTACAGGTCATGTATAAACAGGCACAGTTG CCATTCCGATTTTGAAGCAGACGACGAGGAGTTCGATTCATTGAACCAGTCGGACAGTGTCAACCAGTCGGATCATGGTAACCATGAACCCCAGAAGACGTCAGTGACCACTGGCAGCAGGCCTAGAGTTCCCACACCAACAGGCGATAATCCCCACGAG TTGATCGAACGGGCTCAAGAGGAGAATAGGAGGCTACTATCGCTCCTCGAGGACCGGGATCACAAGATCATGGCGTTGGAAGCGCGTCTGTTGCAGCAACAGCACGAAATGGCCATGGAACGGGAACGATTGCGGGATGAGAACGCAGCGTTGATTTGCGCGATGGCCGCTCTGGCCAgcgattaa